From the Hylaeus volcanicus isolate JK05 chromosome 4, UHH_iyHylVolc1.0_haploid, whole genome shotgun sequence genome, one window contains:
- the LOC128875295 gene encoding uncharacterized protein LOC128875295 isoform X1 codes for MSLLQRVLVAFVVVVLAVASAQDYSQLFAGFGPYLRSSSAGMRDPRSNRGPVLFPPGPPPNSADTSGVIPGASGYGFVPPNPGFYRYFYY; via the exons ATGTCGCTGTTGCAA AGAGTCCTGGTGGCGTTCGTCGTGGTCGTCCTGGCGGTGGCATCAGCCCAGGACTACAGTCAACTCTTCGCAGGATTCGGCCCTTACCTTAGATCGTCGTCCGCAGGGATGCGAGATCCACGATCGAACAGGG gcCCGGTGTTGTTCCCGCCTGGTCCACCGCCCAACAGCGCCGATACGAGCGGAGTGATACCAGGCGCTAGTGGATACGGATTCGTGCCACCCAACCCAG
- the LOC128875295 gene encoding uncharacterized protein LOC128875295 isoform X2 yields MKIRVLVAFVVVVLAVASAQDYSQLFAGFGPYLRSSSAGMRDPRSNRGPVLFPPGPPPNSADTSGVIPGASGYGFVPPNPGFYRYFYY; encoded by the exons ATGAAGATC AGAGTCCTGGTGGCGTTCGTCGTGGTCGTCCTGGCGGTGGCATCAGCCCAGGACTACAGTCAACTCTTCGCAGGATTCGGCCCTTACCTTAGATCGTCGTCCGCAGGGATGCGAGATCCACGATCGAACAGGG gcCCGGTGTTGTTCCCGCCTGGTCCACCGCCCAACAGCGCCGATACGAGCGGAGTGATACCAGGCGCTAGTGGATACGGATTCGTGCCACCCAACCCAG